ATTAGCTTTTTGCAACGTAATAATGACACAGAAAAACGCTTTTATATAGCCTTCAACAAACTTCTTGCCAAAGCAGAAGAGATTCCGTTAACGACAGAAATTATTCATGGAAGCCTTACGAGAAATATCCTTGAAAAGCATCTTATGGATAAATTGATTATAGAGTGTATAGTTCACCATACACGCTTACATCAAGATGAAACAAAAATCTTTTTAAGTGCTAATTCTAAAGAATTTGGCAGATGTGAAGTTATAGATGTTTTACGAGATAGTGGCATTCAGTATTTCAATAAAACTCAAAACTTCCTTGGCTGGCTACAATCTCAATCAAATTAATTGCAGGATTTACGTATTGAAAGTATGAAAATTTTTAGACAAATTTTTCTGGCAATTAAATATTTTTGGTTGCCAATAATTTTGACTTCAGCAACAGCACTTACACTTACCGCCTGCAACCCCGCTAACTTTAAAAGTGCAGCCGCTCAAGTACCGCAATTGGTAACTGCTATTCTCAGCGATCCCAAAACCTTTAACTACCCTTTGAGTCAGGAATCTCCGAATGTTTTTCCTCTGATTTATGAAGGGCTAACTTCTGAAAACCCCATCACTGGCAAAATTGAGCCTTCTTTAGCAGAATCTTGGGAAATTTCTGATGACAAATTGCGATTTGTTTTTACCTTACGTAAGGAATTGAAATGGTCTGATGGGGAACCCTTAACAGCAGATGATGTAGTATTTACCTTCAACCAAATTTACCTAAACGAAGCAATTCCCGCAGATGCTAGAGATGTGCTACGGATTGGTGAAAGTCGGGCTTTACCAAAGGTACGAAAAATCGATGCTCAACGAATTGAATTCACAACTCCAGAACCATTTGCACCATTTTTGGGAACTCTAGGACTACCAATTTTACCGGCCCATACTCTAGAACCATTTATCAAGACAAAAGACCAAGAGGGTAAGCCAATATTTTTGTCAAAGTGGGGTGTTGATACTCCTCCAGATCAAATTATCGTTAACGGCCCTTACAAGCTAGAGCGCTACGACACAAGTCAGCGTGTAGTCTTCAAGCGCAACCCCTACTACTGGCGCAAAGGGCCGAAAGGAGAACCCCAACCTTATATTGAAAGTATTGTGTGGCAAATTGTAGAATCAACAGATACTTCCTTGCTACAATTTCGTTCTGGTGGATTAGATACGGTGGGAGTCTCACCAGATTATTTCTCTTTGCTAAAGGTGCAAGAAAAGCAGGGAAATTTCAAAATTTTCAATGGTGGGCCAGCAACAGGTACAACGTTTATTTTATTCAATTTGAATAAAGGTAAAAGAGATGGAAAACCGCTGGTCGATCCAATTAAATCGCGTTGGTTCAATACTGTAGAGTTTCGGCAGGCAGTAGCCTATGCAATTGACCGACAAACAATGATAAATAACACTTTTCGTGGCTTAGGTAAACCCCAAAATTCGCCAATTTCTGTGCAAAGCCCTTATTATTTGTCGCCAGAAGAAGGTCTAAAAGTTTATAACTACAATATAGAAACGGCGAAAGAACTGCTATTGAAAGCAGGATTCAAATATAACAACAACCAACTAATTGATGCTCAAGGAAACCACGTCCGCTTCTCATTGCTCACTAATGCTGGTAACAAAA
This Nostoc sp. C052 DNA region includes the following protein-coding sequences:
- a CDS encoding PIN domain-containing protein, with product MSIAKGQDELAENFLQNTPTSVSLAIPSICYLESLATLEQEDKYNQDFIRQLDIQVNEAARDKTSQNAKLVVNYLKQAKISFLQRNNDTEKRFYIAFNKLLAKAEEIPLTTEIIHGSLTRNILEKHLMDKLIIECIVHHTRLHQDETKIFLSANSKEFGRCEVIDVLRDSGIQYFNKTQNFLGWLQSQSN
- a CDS encoding ABC transporter substrate-binding protein; this encodes MKIFRQIFLAIKYFWLPIILTSATALTLTACNPANFKSAAAQVPQLVTAILSDPKTFNYPLSQESPNVFPLIYEGLTSENPITGKIEPSLAESWEISDDKLRFVFTLRKELKWSDGEPLTADDVVFTFNQIYLNEAIPADARDVLRIGESRALPKVRKIDAQRIEFTTPEPFAPFLGTLGLPILPAHTLEPFIKTKDQEGKPIFLSKWGVDTPPDQIIVNGPYKLERYDTSQRVVFKRNPYYWRKGPKGEPQPYIESIVWQIVESTDTSLLQFRSGGLDTVGVSPDYFSLLKVQEKQGNFKIFNGGPATGTTFILFNLNKGKRDGKPLVDPIKSRWFNTVEFRQAVAYAIDRQTMINNTFRGLGKPQNSPISVQSPYYLSPEEGLKVYNYNIETAKELLLKAGFKYNNNQLIDAQGNHVRFSLLTNAGNKIREAIGSQIKQDLSKIGIQVDFTPLAWNTYTDKLSNSLDWEVSMLGLTGGLEPNDGANVWSPEGGLHMFNQKPQAGQKPVQGWEVAPWEAEIAKLYIQGARELDSAKRKEIYAETQKITQENLPFIYLVNALSMSAVRNRFEGIRYSALGGAFWNIHEIKVTD